Proteins encoded by one window of Manduca sexta isolate Smith_Timp_Sample1 chromosome 12, JHU_Msex_v1.0, whole genome shotgun sequence:
- the LOC115451021 gene encoding uncharacterized protein LOC115451021 — protein sequence MYAAAGGASLAGRKARQHGRQPAPPSPRPRSPLHPAPTGVRAYSCQHWESRLLAPPPSRPLSAPLSEPSSPCDVVECAAGRAAWQEAAALSVGGGGTGAGGAARRCSVLGDHPGSRRDPRGKWHRNNRVRDASYGSSSDSDGEVEGANGDTWGVARLLYAGLGTLAVGLVVYFVGTGDKGFKTPALRLVGPSLIVAGLACCLLRIAFCIFAKPCCRRRTNYKENRRLSGAAEGEEMPLAGTVGTGSRVGPAQCSPARRLDASSCDVSSLSSGEEDERMRRYRTASLQPPAVHQVTAHQNIAQQSTSQQRHSLASASAQTPSPQGAGGAGVACGAVVACGAGVAEARAVPQSATLGALPSALAQSAASGRRPPPRNVSFAGGPDGELVLSPAQLRS from the exons ATGtacgcggcggcgggcggcgcgtcgCTCGCGGGCCGTAAG GCGCGCCAGCACGGCCGCCAGCCCGCGCCGCCGAGCCCGCGCCCGCGCAGTCCGCTCCACCCGGCGCCCACCGGCGTCCGCGCCTACTCCTGCCAGCACTGGGAGTCTCGCCTCCTCGCCCCCCCGCCGTCGCGCCCCCTCTCCGCCCCTCTATCCGAGCCCTCATCGCCATGCGATGTCGTCGAG TGCGCAGCTGGGCGCGCGGCGTGGCAGGAGGCGGCGGCGTTGTCGGTGGGTGGCGGCGGcacgggcgcgggcggcgccgcgCGGCGCTGCTCTGTGCTCGGAGACCATCCGGGCTCCAGAAGAGACCCCAGGGGAAAATGGCACAGGAACAACCGG GTTCGCGACGCGTCGTACGGCTCGTCATCGGACTCGGACGGGGAGGTGGAGGGAGCGAACGGCGACACGTGGGGCGTCGCAAGACTGCTCTACGCCGGCCTCGGCACGCTCGCCGTCGGACTCGTCGTCTACTTCGTCGGCACCGGGGACAAG GGTTTCAAAACACCAGCGCTGCGGCTGGTGGGTCCTTCGCTCATTGTCGCCGGTCTCGCGTGCTGTCTACTGCGTATTGCCTTTTGCATATTTGCGAAGCCTTGTTGTCGAAGACGGACGAACTACAAGGAGAACAGAAG ACTGTCCGGGGCCGCAGAGGGGGAAGAAATGCCTCTGGCGGGCACTGTGGGAACGGGCTCACGAGTGGGCCCCGCGCAGTGCTCGCCCGCGCGCCGTCTCGACGCCTCCTCGTGCGACGTGTCGAGCCTCTCCAGCGGCGAAGAAGACGAGCGCATGCGCCGATACCGCACCGCCTCTCTGCAGCCGCCCGCCGTGCATCAG GTCACAGCACACCAAAACATCGCGCAGCAAAGCACATCGCAACAGCGGCATTCGCTTGCCAGCGCGTCTGCGCAGACTCCGTCGCCGCAGGGCGCCGGTGGCGCGGGTGTGGCGTGTGGCGCGGTGGTGGCGTGTGGCGCGGGTGTGGCGGAGGCGCGCGCGGTGCCGCAGAGCGCGACGCTGGGCGCGCTGCCGAGCGCGCTGGCGCAGAGTGCCGCGTCGGGTCGACGGCCGCCGCCGCGCAACGTGTCCTTCGCCGGCGGCCCGGACGGAGAGCTCGTCCTCAGCCCCGCGCAGCTCCGCTCCTAA